Proteins from one Alysiella filiformis genomic window:
- the dapF gene encoding diaminopimelate epimerase, whose product MNKLTFSKMHGLGNDFMVIDGTRHNFDPHTAPIAAWADRHTGIGFDQLLLVEHTDKADVDFRYRIFNADGSEVQQCGNGARCFVKFVAEQGLSDKHEIIVETAKGIIKPRLNDDGLVTVNMGQPRFQPEDLPFILRSNEQAGQLTYIVVQDLDSAEMSLLSMGNPHAVMLVGDVETAPVADWGAALQKHPRFPERVNVGFMEVLDKHNIKLRVYERGAGETQACGTGACAAVVSGVRLGLLAAGEPVRVQLRGGDLHIIWSEGEDVMMTGAAVKVFDGEIAY is encoded by the coding sequence ATGAACAAACTCACATTCAGCAAAATGCACGGCTTGGGCAACGACTTTATGGTCATTGACGGCACGCGCCACAATTTTGACCCCCACACCGCCCCCATCGCAGCATGGGCAGACCGACACACAGGCATCGGCTTTGACCAACTGCTGCTGGTCGAACACACCGATAAAGCCGATGTGGATTTCCGCTACCGCATTTTCAACGCCGATGGCAGCGAAGTGCAACAATGCGGCAATGGCGCACGCTGTTTCGTCAAATTTGTGGCGGAACAAGGTTTGAGCGACAAACACGAAATCATCGTGGAAACCGCCAAAGGCATCATCAAACCACGTTTAAACGATGACGGTTTGGTAACGGTCAATATGGGGCAGCCGCGTTTTCAGCCCGAAGATTTGCCTTTCATTTTGCGCAGCAACGAACAAGCAGGGCAGCTTACCTACATCGTGGTGCAAGATTTGGACAGCGCGGAAATGTCGCTGTTGAGCATGGGCAATCCCCACGCGGTAATGTTGGTGGGTGATGTGGAAACCGCGCCCGTTGCCGATTGGGGTGCCGCTTTGCAAAAACACCCGCGTTTCCCCGAGCGCGTGAACGTGGGCTTCATGGAAGTGTTGGACAAACACAACATCAAATTGCGCGTGTATGAACGCGGTGCAGGCGAAACGCAAGCCTGTGGCACGGGAGCGTGTGCGGCGGTGGTGTCGGGTGTGCGTTTGGGTTTGTTGGCGGCGGGCGAGCCTGTGCGCGTGCAACTTCGCGGTGGCGATTTGCACATCATATGGTCGGAAGGCGAAGACGTGATGATGACAGGCGCAGCCGTCAAAGTGTTTGATGGCGAAATTGCCTATTGA
- the aphA gene encoding acid phosphatase AphA yields MKTFSKTTLAALMLALSLPAVAKGPKVDYTHAGVTAIDMKNANKVKWLTVEQIRDSLKNTPPMTVTFDIDDTVLVSSQCFYYGKNTFSPDSYDYLHNQAFWNFVADGCDRMSIPKESAKKLIDMHQARGDQVIFITGRTGHANNDPSRLDVLGTILERTFKVKNMQPINYTNDTPVEPYKYDKTHYIVKHKSQLHYGDSNDDVLAAREAGIRGIRVMRPPVSTNRPLPINGGYGEEVLVDSSY; encoded by the coding sequence ATGAAAACATTCAGCAAAACCACGCTTGCCGCCTTGATGTTGGCATTGTCGCTGCCTGCGGTGGCAAAAGGCCCGAAAGTGGATTACACCCACGCTGGCGTTACCGCCATTGACATGAAAAATGCCAATAAAGTCAAATGGCTGACCGTAGAGCAAATCCGCGATAGCCTGAAAAACACGCCACCCATGACGGTAACATTTGACATTGATGATACGGTTTTGGTGTCTTCACAATGTTTCTATTATGGCAAAAACACTTTTTCGCCCGATAGTTACGATTATTTGCACAATCAGGCATTTTGGAATTTTGTGGCAGATGGTTGCGACCGCATGTCCATTCCCAAAGAATCGGCAAAAAAATTGATTGATATGCACCAAGCGCGTGGCGACCAAGTGATTTTCATCACAGGACGCACAGGTCATGCCAACAACGACCCCAGCCGTTTGGACGTTTTGGGTACGATTTTGGAACGCACGTTTAAAGTGAAAAACATGCAGCCCATCAATTACACCAATGACACACCCGTTGAACCCTATAAATACGACAAAACCCATTATATTGTGAAACACAAATCGCAACTTCACTATGGCGACAGCAACGATGACGTGCTGGCAGCGCGTGAAGCGGGCATTCGTGGCATTCGCGTGATGCGTCCGCCTGTAAGCACCAATCGCCCCTTGCCAATCAATGGCGGTTATGGCGAAGAGGTGTTGGTGGATTCATCTTATTGA